ACCGACACCAAGAACGTGCAGTTTGTCTTTGATGCTGTTACAGATGTTATCATTAAAAACAACCTGAAGGAGTGTGGACTCTATTGAGAAGGAAGGGGCGTGGGAAGAAGGTAAAGCCGGGCTGCTCGCAGCGTTGAAGCGTTGCACGCCAGCTCGGGCTGGCTTGGCCTGTCGCCTCACTAACGCTCCctcttttcttttcagtgttgttttttttttttttttttttatgatgtggCGTTTTGAGAACCAGACTCTTTGCTGCCTCGTGGGGACAGCTGCAAGCATGAACAGGACCAGGGAAACGAAAACAGCATGCAGAATCGTTGCATTCTTTAGCACAATCTTCTGTATTAGGGACCTTTTTATTGATATGGGATGTTGAAGTTAGGTCAAGATGGAACAACTGTTAGTGTGACTAGATCATCCTGGCGTCGTTTGGATGGTGTAATCTCAAATGTGTACAGCTGTTGTGAAGTTGAGGTGCTGGATTCCAGACCTTCGATATGtagctttctctctttctttggtTAACAAGCCACCACTAGTCTGTTTTTAAGGTTTTTCCATCAAGAAAACTATAACTTtactaaattttatttctttatttgcaaacaaatcttgttttaaaaataaaaaaacaacaaaaaaaaaatatcacttaacTATGCACATGTGACCAGATCATGCAGAAAGTATTCCTCTTAGCAGGAACTCTTTGTTTTTAACACTTGGTATGGTCAGGATTTAATATTTCTGCAACTACTTAAAGGATCCTTAGAGCTCTTACGGCGATAGCTTCGGCTTCTTGGGGTGTGTGATTTGTTACCATCCTGCTACCACAAGGCTTTCAAAAGAAGTTTCTGCAGCGGGATGAGCGAGTTTTTAGCTTACGGTTAGGGGTGACCCTGCTTTCTGCTGATGGCCACACGGAGATTCCTTGTGTGGGGTGAGCGTGAAGCTTGGGTCAGCGTGTACCCGGGCTGCGTCCCTCGGAGACGAAAGGCTGAGCTCCAGACTGGATGGGACACGCGTGCTGCTACAGAGCTACTCAGTCAACCACTCTAATTCTTGTGCATTTTTGGTCTAAACCGGTGGGCAATTTTGTAAAGGGTGCACCTTGTTCTGCATTTACCATGGCCTTTTCTGTTCAGAGACTCCTAAACTGTATTGACGAGCATGCCTTTACTTTGTATATGTGGTGCCAAATTCCTGTTTGCCATTGTTTTTACTGTAGCAATGTTCATAACCAGTCAGTACATTCCTTTGCTGAACCATTGCATCGAGACTCTTTTTCCCAGTTTGTCATGTGTACAGTTTCAATCTGTTATAGTTGTTGGCAGTATTAAAATGGTGAGTAAACAGTTTAGCCTTTTCTCTagttttattctgaattttatcCAGGAGCGTCgtgtcgtcgtcccccccccccctttttgtgCTTGGCTGGAGAAGGAAGGTAAACGCTTCCCTGGGAAATGGGTGTGATAAATGGGTGTAAATAAAGGTTCCTCATGCTTTTATCCCCCACGCCTGTCACTGCTCTCTGTGCAGCCAGTCCTGCAGCTCCCGAAGCTGCGCTGGCACAGACGGAGGACGACCGGCATCCCGGCCCTCATCAGCCTTATTGGCAGATGGTTCCTTTGCTGCTTATTTATAGCCCAAGTCTCGCTGCCTCTCTTGAACCTGATGGGAAAATGACTGCTCTGGATGCCCTTACGTCATGTCAATGTAACCCGTTTCgaagaaatacagaatgaaataCTCGAGGGATGCTTGTGGGTGCTGTAAAtggctacacacacacacacacccctccccggTGTCTGCTGCCTGTCTGCTCCGCAGCTACAAGTGTATTTCTGTTCTGGAGCCTTTCCCAAGCTGCCTTGAGCTCTGACTGCCTGACAGTTCCCTTCTCGCCAGCCTTGAGGCTTTACTACAGTTTCTTGCTAAggcattttaaacaaattcatGCAAAACCCCTCCAGAATTGGATTGCAACAGCGTGGTGCTCCCTGACCGGTGCTGGAGCTGCACTATGGGCCTGGCCCTGCacaatcccagaatcattcaggttggaaaagcccctcgggatcatcgagtccaaccctcagcccgactctacaaagttctcccctaccccacatccccccacagctcatccaaacgacccttaaacacacccagggatggggactccaccccctccctgggcagcctattccactctctgaccactctttcggggaaacatttgttcctcatgtccagtctgaacctcccctgttgcagtttcaagccgttccctcttgttctatcactaattccctgggagaagagaccagcaccaacctctccacaacgtcctttcagggagctgtagagagtgatgagtctcccctcaccttctcctcctcacactgaacagtcccagctccttcaatggctcctcacaggatttattctccaggcccttccccacctcattgccctcctctgccctcgctccagcccctcgagatctctctgggattgaggtgcccaaaactggacacaaccctccaggtgtggcctcaccagtgcagagcacagggggactgtcacctccctgcttctgctggtcacactatttctaaaacaagccaggatgccgttggctttcttggccacctgggcacactgctggctcctggtcAGCTGCTcgtcaatgagaacccccagacccttctcttccacacagctccagccacacctccccgagcctgtagccatgcagggggttgttgtggctgcaAATCCTGCCCGGCTGGCAGGGGGCTTTGGTTGGGAAGGTTTTGTGGTTCACAGTGGCCCCGGGCACCTCCGGCTGCCCAGGAGGCTGGTGGTGGCCTCGCTCCCCTGGTTGATCTTAGTGGGAGATCCGAGTGCAGAATGAATGCAGGGAATGTCAAATAATCCTCGATCCAAGCTCTCGGGCACAGGAACGGGGCTTAGGAACAGTCATCACGGAGAAATCCAAGTGGGAGAAATGATAGACAGCCGTGTCATgcctatttctttattttgtttttcctacaGTTAAACGAAGCTGCGTGTGTGATCTCTGCAGTAAACAGTGCGAGGATACAGGATGCATCTACAGATTTATTTACAAACAGTAGAGAGCAAATACAGCTCTAAACAGCTGAATGAAAATCTTTCAAGTAAccatttcctctttctccagccCATTTCTGTAGGCGTGCTTGCCTCCCCCAGACCCTCCTGCAcgtgctcctgcctgctcctgcctctgcttgCCCACCCTCGGCTCCATCCTGGGCTGTGCTTTGGGGAGAAATTCAGCTCTTAGGGCACAAAACCCCCCTTATTTCTCCTGCCAAAGGACAGGTTGGGTCCCAGGCGTGAGTCACAGCTCACCCAGCCTCCACCTTCCCCCGAAACTCCTGCTTCGATGAATTCCGCTTTgataaaagggaagaaaggggctgcagaggggaggaGTGCCCGGTCCTCTCTGCTGCCTCTCCCCGAGCACGCTGCCCTGCCCGCCTGCGCCGGGGGACGATGCTTTCATACTAATTTTTCTGGCAGGTGTACCAGGGACCGTGTGCTCTTTGGTGTCAAACCACTCCAGATCTCATTTATAAACGCTGCCTTTCAGGCACTGCAGAGCGtgaggttttctttgtttttttttaaaaaaaaaaaaaaagaggaaatggcCACAAAAGGGAGCTGGAAGTTCAGCTTCAGCCCCATCCTATTTTGGGCTTGAAAGGAGGTGGCGTGGTTGGGCAGGTCGTAGAAAAAGTGGGCTCTGagtaacttttattttttggttCATCCTTTTGGCTCTGCTCAGCAGAACGGGGCTGTGAAACTGAAGTCTTTTCtagcaggaaggaagaaagaagagggggtTACAGGCTTTCAAACAACGCAGCCACGGTTGTAAGCGCAGGAAGGGTGGCTTTAGACAAGCAACTTTTCATTGCACCGAACTgggtgatggaaaaaaaatttcattgcCCTAAAATCCTCTGACCCAGGCACGGCACAAGAAGCCTGGAGCGTGACACTTGTATTCCCTCGCTGATCAACCCCTccagctcttgctgctgcctgcaaCCTCGGGAGCCGGCAGGGCCTCCTGTGCTGCCGTGGCACacagtatttatattttccttgGTGCTAGAAGCGGGTTCACACTCGAAGGCTGCCGAGTGCTCTGCTTAGAAAGCAGCTTTGTTCACAGCACAATGCAGAGCTGGCGGCCAAGGCTGCACCCCCCGTCCTGCCgcagcctgcctctgcctgcgGGGAAGCTGCCTgcctgctttattatttttttttttcttgcttctctaTTAATGTTCAGGGACAAGGGAAACGCTGGAGGTTCCCTGAAGAACAAAGCGTCGAAGCTGGTGGTTGGGAGCTGCTCGGAAAgcggggagaggggaaggagttCCCACCGCTGCTCAGGCCAGCGGGCAAACGCAGGCGTAAGAATTAGGGTTATAAACCCTAATTAAACCTTCACGGTGACGAGCTAAAAGgccagctgcagcagagcacagcctggGATTCCCgtgctgcctccctgctgcacTTGAGTGTCACTCGGGTTGTCCCCACGGGGCCAAGGCTGCGTGACAGCCTCCCCGGCCGGGCTGCAAACCAACACGGCACCACTGACCCTGTTGTGGCAACAGGAGGCCCCGAGATAAAATGATTTGATCTTGCTCAGGTGCATAATTTGGGCTACAAtctgctgttttcctctctctcctcacGCAAGTGAAGCGCTCTGGCGACGTGAGTTCAACATAACAACTGGGCTGAGCCCACGCTGCTGTGGGATGGGAATTGGATCCCCCCCCCCAGAGGTCTGCAGGGGGGTGctgcccttccccagggctggtggGACCCCAAACCCTCTGGTCCTCGCTCATCCCGGCTCAtcctcccctcccctgctctgCAGGCTGGGATTTCCAGACCCTGTTTGATGGCAAAGCCTGGGGGCACCCACGTCCCATCACCCTGCAGAGCAGGATGGAGCAGACTCTGCTGCAcccccatcccccctccccttccccagccctttTTTTGTGGTTAAACAACTGTTTCTCAGGTACCTGCCACCCAGATGCTCAGAAGAGGCCGCAGTCCTTGAGGTTCTCTTTGATGATGACATCCGTGACGGCGTCGAAGACAAATTTGACATTTTGCGTGTCTGTGGCACAGGTCATGTGGCTGTAGATCTCCTTCACGTCCTTTCGCATGTTGAGATCAAGGAACTGGGTCTTGATGTAATTTCCTGCATCTTCAAATGTGTTGGGACCTGCGGAGGGAGGAAAcgaagctgctgctgagctgctgccatgGGAGATGATCATCAGAGCTGGGGCGAGGAGCTTAAGGCTTGTTTTTAAGAGCTAGAGCTGAAATTTCTctccagaggaggaagaggagggggagaagggctGGGTGGCAACAGCACCTagcaaagcactttaaaaaaaagccattttatcCCATTTCAATCCTTCTAAACACCTTCCCGAGGCCACATCTGTCCTCTCCTCTGCTCCTACCTCCAGGGACTCGACTCGACCCCAGCAGAACCCGAGATGCCGTGTCTGTGTCAGGACCACGCGGTTCCCCGCCGGAGACTGTGGTCTGGGGGGTCTCAGGGAGGGGGAATGAACCAACTCACCGTCGTAATCTGGGAAGCAAATGCTGAGGTGGACTTTCTTGATCTTTTGCTCAAAAAGGTCCTTCTTGTTGAGGAAGAGGATGATGGACGTGGCGGCGAAGAACTTATGGTTACATATACTGTTGAATAGGTGCAGGGATTCGTGCATGCGGTTCTGCAAGCAAACAAGCTCGTTGGCACCTTTTGGCCGTTgcagccccccaaacccccccaagtTCCTGAGACGAGAGCTTTTCCCCGTGCTGCCGGGGATGCTCCCGTTTGCCGCAGCAGCAAATtggctctgctgcctgtcccctgcctgcaccGAGTGTCCCTCTCGCCCATCCAAAAAGCCCCCGCGCCGCGGCGTCAGCGACCCgggtaaatcacagaatcacagaatcatctcggttggaagggaccttgaagatcatccagtccaaccgttaacccagcactgaccgttcccaactccaccagatccctcagcgctgggtcaacccgactcttcaacccctccagggatggggactccccccctgccctgggcagcccattccaacgcccaacaaccccttctgcaaagaaatccttcctaagagccagtctgaccctgccctggcgcagcttgaggccattccctcttgtcctggtgctggttccttggctcaagagactcatcccccctctctgcaccctcctttcagggagttgcagagggccatgaggtctcccctcagcctcctcttctccagactaaacccccccagttccctcagccgctccccatcagacctgtgctccagaccctgcaccagctccgttgcccttctctggacacgctcgagtcattcaatggcctttttggagtgaggggcccaaaactgaacccactcatcgaggggcggcctcaccagtgccgagcacaggggtcagatcccttccctgtccctgctggccacgctggtgctgatacaagccaggatgccattggccttcttggccacctgggcacactgctggctcatgttcatccggctgtcaatcaccccccccaggtccctctctgactggcagctctccagccactcctccccaagcctgtagcgctgctgggggttgttgtggcccaagggcagcacccggcatttgcccttagtgaagctcatacagttgggctcagcccatcgctccagcctgtccaggtctctctgcagagcctccctaccctcgagcagatcaacactcccacccaactgggtgtcatctgcaaaatcCAGGTGATGCTCAGGGTGGGGAGTGGGGTTAAGCAGCTCTGGGCAGCGCCATGCTCTGatccctcctggcagcttctGGGATGCTCAGAAATAAAGGCTTAAGGTGGGAAAACTATCCGGGAAAACCTCGCAGCCCCGCTGGAAGGTGCTCAGGGACGGGGACAGCATCCAGGCCGTGCTGCGGGATGCTCTTGCCGGACCACAGCCCCCAGCTGTTACCTGGAGCTTcagaaaggagcaggaaaaaggaaaagttccAGTTTTAAAGCAGACTTGCAGTTTCTAGTTTGCTGCAGGGGCATGCTCGGGTAGAAGTGGCTCCACCCAGCTGGAGCAAAGTCTGACTGGGGGCTTTTGCAGTTTTGCTGATGGAAGGTGGGTCTCCTCCACCTTTGTATGGCAGCAGGTAGGTTCTGTAGGGGTCACAGGGACGGTTTTGCCTTGTCCAGCTTCCCattgcagcagcttttctgtcCGGCTTCAGCGAGCGGGGCTGAAGAGCCAAAAAACCAGAGCTTTGGCCAAATCCTGCCCCATCCTGCGCAGGGGAAGCGTTACAGCCTCTCCTGGGGGCTTCGATGGGAACGATGCTCTGTCCTTCCCCCACGTGCCTTAGGCTGCAGCTTTAGGGCTGAGAAAGGGCTGCGCgctcctgcccagcctgggcaAGCCCCAGGTGTGTCGGGCCCCGACCCAGCTCCCAGCAAAGGTTTTTTGGACCCCAAAGCACCAGGGAGCATCCGTGGGGTCGGTCGCTGTCAGAGATACCAGCGAGGACGCTTTGCCCCAGTTCCCCGGGCTAAGGGAGAAGACAGCCTGCTTCTGCTTCTGCACTGCTCGTCTTCACCCCTCATTTCTTCCAAGAAATGACCCATTTTGGGGCCGTCATGTTGCTCCTCTCCCGACCTCCTCCCTCGAAGCTGccccttcctgctgcttttctgcccaCCTGGGAGGGCCCAGCGAGGCAAGAGGTGCCTCTGGGGGAGATTTGCCTTCACTGAGAGCGGTTGGcgcctcttcctcccctcctgggCTGGGTCCGGCTCCTTTGGGTTTGCTCGGGAGGTTTTCCCGCATCTGGAAGCGtttcccagtgggatggaggcTCCTTGGTTGGGAGCTGCTTTGCCCTCGGCTGCTTGGAAGGAcgcggggggggtgggtgtttCCTCgtgggcagcgggggggggcagACCCACGACCTGTGTTTTGGCTAGGTTGGGCTGCTCGTGCCCCAGAGTAAGCGCTGACACGTTTACTGGGTGCAACTGGGTGGGAGCCAGCTCCATCCtgcctctcccactcctttcccGGATCACCCAGAGCATCCGATGGCACAGAGTGTTGGTCCCCTTCCCTCTGTGACCTGGCTCCACTCCCCCCCCAGCTATAGCCGGGCACCTCTGGGACCCCGACCCACCACTTCGTCGTCCTCCACCAGCACCATGTCGTAGGCGCTCAGCGCCCCGCAGAAGATGATGCAGGTCACCCCCTCGAAGCAGTGGATCCACTTCTTGCGCTCCGATCTCTGCCCTCCCACGTCAAACATCCTGGGGAGGGGACAaagatggggtgtgggggggtgacacaTCTAGTCttgtcatccccccccccccagtgatgGTCTCAGCACCCTGTCCTCAGCGGGGTCAGGGATGCAGTGACCGACCATCCCTGGTCCAGGGGGGATTGGGGGTCCCTGGAGCATCAGGTtcaccccaaatcccctccccACTGTGGGGGCTGatcatggcgggggggggggggctcacccACCTGAAATTCAGGTCTTTGACAGAGAATTTGGTCTCGATGATGCCCGTGGTCTTCACTCGGGACCGCAGCACGTCCTGCTCGTTGGGGAGGTAGTTGGGGGCCGTGATCCTGTCCAGCTGGTTCAGGTAACTGGGGGGGACGGGAGGGGATGTGACCtgcccattccctgcccccccacccccaaggcTTTTTGGGGATGGATGGGGGAGCTTGAGCCAAATGCTGGGACTCCGAGGCAGCACAAtccctgggggagctggggggggctgcagggacatCGGGGACGGgcacagcgggggggggggctgcagcccagtGACACCAGCGGGATGGAGGACGGCGGCCTCAGGGTATtcccaggagcagggaggggattGATTTTGCCACATTGGGTGGGAAATGGCAACGAGCAGCCCGGGCGGGTGTCCCCAGgcacatctctgtgtgtgtgtcccccctcccccctgGCTGGTGACCCCACTCACTACGCGGCCGAGTCGTTGAGCTGGTACTCGGCGGCTCGGTCGAAGCAAGCCTGCACCCCCCCGTCCTTCCACAGCTTCTTGATGCAGTCGACCAGCTCGGGGGGCATGGTGCCCTCCTCGATGGAGTCGGCCAGGTTGAAGAGCTGTCGGCCATTGTCCTGCAAGAGGGACCCGCTGCCACCATCCCACTCGTGGTCCCCCAAAAAGCCCCCCCAGGGTTGAgcaggggactggggggggggggcaggtgcaGCACAAGGCCACTATGGACCCCTGTTCTGGGGGTTCAGCAGCCCCATGTCGCAGGGGGGTGGGGACTGACCACACAGGACGACTCGGCGTAGTCGATGCCCAGCGTGGTCATGGCGCGGATGATG
The sequence above is a segment of the Strix uralensis isolate ZFMK-TIS-50842 chromosome 24, bStrUra1, whole genome shotgun sequence genome. Coding sequences within it:
- the GNAT2 gene encoding guanine nucleotide-binding protein G(t) subunit alpha-2 isoform X2 — translated: MKIIHQDGYTQEECMEFKAIIYGNILQSILAIIRAMTTLGIDYAESSCVDNGRQLFNLADSIEEGTMPPELVDCIKKLWKDGGVQACFDRAAEYQLNDSAAYYLNQLDRITAPNYLPNEQDVLRSRVKTTGIIETKFSVKDLNFRMFDVGGQRSERKKWIHCFEGVTCIIFCGALSAYDMVLVEDDEVNRMHESLHLFNSICNHKFFAATSIILFLNKKDLFEQKIKKVHLSICFPDYDGPNTFEDAGNYIKTQFLDLNMRKDVKEIYSHMTCATDTQNVKFVFDAVTDVIIKENLKDCGLF
- the GNAT2 gene encoding guanine nucleotide-binding protein G(t) subunit alpha-2 isoform X1 is translated as MGSGASAEDKEMAKRSKELEKKLQEDADKEAKTVKLLLLGAGESGKSTIVKQMKIIHQDGYTQEECMEFKAIIYGNILQSILAIIRAMTTLGIDYAESSCVDNGRQLFNLADSIEEGTMPPELVDCIKKLWKDGGVQACFDRAAEYQLNDSAAYYLNQLDRITAPNYLPNEQDVLRSRVKTTGIIETKFSVKDLNFRMFDVGGQRSERKKWIHCFEGVTCIIFCGALSAYDMVLVEDDEVNRMHESLHLFNSICNHKFFAATSIILFLNKKDLFEQKIKKVHLSICFPDYDGPNTFEDAGNYIKTQFLDLNMRKDVKEIYSHMTCATDTQNVKFVFDAVTDVIIKENLKDCGLF